In Luteitalea sp. TBR-22, one genomic interval encodes:
- a CDS encoding HAD family hydrolase, which yields MTPSVLLFDLGGVLVDFAGVAELRRLLPTELSEAEVEARWNACAPSLAFGGGRLDTDTFVARFREDWGISLPPEDFVAAYRSWARGWLPGALDLLGDLRGRFVLAALSNNNPLHWDRLTRELGLLDAFDHAWASHELGVRKPDPEIFRLALARLGQPAERVLFFDDAPGNVAVARSLGLQAEVVDGPAAVRAALVARGLL from the coding sequence GTGACCCCGTCCGTCCTGCTCTTCGACCTGGGTGGCGTGCTCGTGGACTTCGCGGGCGTCGCGGAGCTGCGGCGCCTGCTGCCCACCGAGCTGTCGGAAGCCGAGGTCGAGGCGCGCTGGAACGCCTGCGCGCCGTCGCTGGCGTTCGGCGGCGGACGCCTCGACACCGACACCTTCGTGGCCCGCTTCCGTGAGGACTGGGGCATCTCGCTCCCGCCGGAGGACTTCGTCGCCGCATACCGATCGTGGGCGCGCGGCTGGCTGCCGGGCGCCCTCGACCTGCTCGGTGACCTGCGCGGACGGTTCGTGCTGGCCGCCCTCAGCAACAACAATCCCCTGCACTGGGATCGGCTGACCCGCGAGCTCGGCCTCCTCGACGCGTTCGACCATGCCTGGGCGTCGCACGAACTCGGTGTTCGCAAGCCCGACCCGGAGATCTTCCGCCTCGCGCTGGCGCGGCTCGGTCAGCCTGCCGAGCGGGTGCTGTTCTTCGACGATGCCCCCGGCAACGTGGCGGTGGCACGGTCGCTCGGACTGCAGGCCGAGGTGGTCGACGGCCCTGCGGCGGTTCGGGCGGCGCTGGTGGCGCGCGGCCTCCTGTAG
- a CDS encoding sugar phosphate isomerase/epimerase gives MAQSLYHASIEGAQHGAKSLEQFLDYAKASGAAGAQPSNYMLQAADGSFRKASEILDAFASRSLSLDGISTHCPVWVHTTAWTGSPTVRPFVPADVARKSPAEIEAWAETYLLQLFDLAAELKIRVLPMFWGVAFGWEAATGYPWGFWQGGDYDLIKEGQERFVSKTASLRKAANERGIILCHEIHPGTAAMCADDFNMLVDICDGDACLGVNADPSHCWEGESWESRFLKVGKRVYAAHIKNFVIRPGLPLRMMDGDWQKRAMQFVDLPSGDINMQRYAELLNHIGYPARYKQVMGRASAPLVVEAESAHKDLDWTSANGIAYVRDHLTWPAAQGSFEDGMGS, from the coding sequence ATGGCACAGAGCCTCTATCACGCCAGCATCGAAGGCGCGCAGCACGGCGCCAAGTCCCTCGAGCAGTTCCTCGACTACGCCAAGGCGTCGGGCGCAGCCGGGGCCCAACCCTCGAACTACATGCTGCAGGCTGCCGACGGCAGCTTCCGGAAGGCCAGCGAGATCCTCGACGCATTCGCGTCGCGCAGCCTGTCGCTCGACGGCATCTCGACACACTGCCCCGTGTGGGTGCACACGACGGCGTGGACCGGCAGCCCCACGGTGCGCCCCTTCGTGCCCGCGGACGTGGCCAGGAAGTCGCCGGCCGAGATCGAAGCCTGGGCCGAGACGTACCTGCTGCAGCTGTTCGATCTCGCCGCGGAGTTGAAGATCCGGGTGCTCCCGATGTTCTGGGGTGTCGCGTTCGGCTGGGAAGCGGCCACGGGCTATCCCTGGGGCTTCTGGCAGGGCGGCGACTACGACCTGATCAAGGAAGGCCAGGAGCGCTTCGTCAGCAAGACGGCCTCCCTGCGGAAGGCCGCCAACGAGCGCGGCATCATCCTGTGCCACGAGATCCACCCGGGCACGGCGGCGATGTGCGCCGACGACTTCAACATGCTGGTCGACATCTGCGACGGCGACGCGTGCCTCGGCGTCAACGCCGATCCGTCGCACTGCTGGGAGGGCGAGAGCTGGGAGTCGCGCTTCCTGAAGGTCGGCAAGCGCGTGTACGCCGCCCACATCAAGAACTTCGTCATCCGGCCGGGCCTGCCGCTGCGCATGATGGACGGCGACTGGCAGAAGCGCGCGATGCAGTTCGTGGACCTGCCCTCGGGCGACATCAACATGCAGCGCTACGCCGAGCTCCTGAACCACATCGGCTACCCGGCCCGCTACAAGCAGGTGATGGGTCGCGCGTCGGCGCCGCTCGTCGTCGAAGCCGAGAGCGCCCACAAGGACCTCGACTGGACCAGCGCCAACGGCATTGCCTACGTGCGCGATCACCTCACGTGGCCGGCCGCGCAGGGCTCGTTCGAGGACGGGATGGGCAGCTAG